Proteins found in one Aquibium microcysteis genomic segment:
- the ureC gene encoding urease subunit alpha, producing MPARIIRSAYAQMFGPTTGDRVRLADTELFIEVEKDLTVYGEEVKFGGGKVIRDGMGQSQVTRAAGAVDTVITNALIFDHTGIYKADIGLRDGRIHAIGKAGNPDTQPGVSIIVGPGTEAIAGEGKIVTAGGFDAHIHFICPQQIEEALMAGLTTMLGGGTGPAHGTLATTCTPGPWHIGRMIQSFDAFPMNIGLSAKGNASLPAALEEMVLGGACALKLHEDWGTTPAAIDCCLSVADAYDVQVMIHTDTLNESGFVENTVAAIKGRTIHAFHTEGAGGGHAPDIIKVCGLPNVIPSSTNPTRPYTVNTIAEHLDMLMVCHHLSPSIPEDIAFAESRIRKETIAAEDILHDMGAFSIISSDSQAMGRIGEVIIRTWQTADKMKRQRGRLKEETGENDNLRARRYIAKYTINPAIAHGLSKEIGSLEVGKRADIVIWNPAFFGVKPDMVLIGGSIAAAPMGDPNASIPTPQPVHMRPMFGAFGKAITNSSVTFVSKAALDAGLKQRLGVDKAMVAVENTRGGIGKRSMILNDAMPHIEVDSETYEVRADGELLTCPPATVLPMAQRYFLF from the coding sequence ATGCCCGCACGCATCATCCGTTCCGCCTATGCCCAGATGTTCGGCCCCACCACGGGCGACAGGGTGCGGCTGGCCGACACCGAACTGTTCATCGAAGTCGAGAAGGATCTGACCGTCTACGGCGAGGAGGTGAAGTTCGGCGGCGGCAAGGTGATCCGCGACGGGATGGGCCAGAGCCAGGTGACGCGCGCGGCGGGCGCCGTCGACACCGTCATCACCAACGCGCTGATCTTCGACCACACCGGGATCTACAAGGCCGACATCGGCCTGCGCGACGGCCGCATCCACGCCATCGGCAAGGCCGGCAACCCCGACACCCAGCCGGGCGTCAGCATCATCGTCGGTCCGGGCACGGAGGCCATTGCCGGCGAGGGCAAGATCGTCACGGCCGGCGGCTTCGACGCGCACATCCACTTCATCTGCCCGCAGCAGATCGAGGAGGCGCTGATGGCGGGACTGACCACCATGCTCGGCGGCGGCACCGGCCCGGCCCATGGCACGCTCGCCACCACCTGCACGCCCGGCCCCTGGCACATCGGCCGCATGATCCAGTCCTTCGACGCCTTCCCGATGAACATCGGTCTGTCGGCCAAGGGCAATGCCTCCCTGCCTGCGGCGCTGGAGGAGATGGTGCTCGGCGGCGCCTGCGCCCTGAAGCTGCACGAAGACTGGGGCACGACGCCGGCCGCCATCGACTGCTGCCTGTCGGTGGCCGACGCCTACGACGTGCAGGTCATGATCCACACCGACACGCTGAACGAAAGCGGCTTCGTGGAGAATACGGTGGCCGCCATCAAGGGCCGCACCATCCACGCCTTCCACACCGAAGGTGCCGGCGGCGGCCACGCGCCCGACATCATCAAGGTCTGCGGGCTGCCCAACGTCATTCCGTCCTCGACCAATCCGACGCGGCCCTACACGGTCAACACCATCGCCGAGCATCTCGACATGCTGATGGTCTGCCACCACCTGTCGCCGTCGATCCCCGAGGACATCGCCTTCGCCGAAAGCCGCATCCGCAAGGAGACGATCGCAGCGGAAGACATCCTGCACGACATGGGCGCCTTCTCCATCATCTCGTCGGACAGCCAGGCCATGGGCCGCATCGGCGAGGTGATCATCCGCACATGGCAGACCGCCGACAAGATGAAGCGCCAGCGCGGGCGGCTGAAGGAGGAGACCGGAGAAAACGACAATCTCCGCGCCCGCCGCTACATTGCCAAGTATACGATCAATCCGGCCATCGCGCACGGCCTGTCCAAGGAGATCGGCTCCCTCGAGGTCGGCAAGCGTGCCGACATCGTCATCTGGAACCCGGCCTTCTTCGGCGTGAAGCCCGACATGGTGCTGATCGGCGGGTCGATCGCGGCTGCCCCCATGGGCGACCCCAACGCCTCGATCCCCACCCCGCAGCCCGTCCACATGCGGCCGATGTTCGGCGCCTTCGGCAAGGCGATCACCAACTCCTCCGTCACCTTCGTCTCGAAGGCCGCGCTCGACGCCGGTCTGAAGCAGCGGCTCGGCGTCGACAAGGCCATGGTCGCGGTCGAAAACACCCGCGGCGGCATCGGCAAGCGCTCGATGATCCTCAACGACGCCATGCCGCACATCGAAGTGGATTCGGAAACCTACGAGGTGCGCGCCGACGGCGAACTGCTGACCTGCCCGCCGGCAACCGTGCTGCCGATGGCGCAGCGGTATTTCCTGTTCTAA
- a CDS encoding c-type cytochrome, with the protein MYTRTITAILIAIGGAAAAQAETPVERGEYLVRGIAGCGNCHTPMGPDGFVMQQELAGRLVEDNPLFTAYAPNITPAGRIAHWSDEELARAIREGIRPDGSLIGPPMPFTMYRGLGDDDLNAIVAFLRTLPAVDNTVPASTYRIPLPPAYGPPVESVTAPERGVTAAYGEYLAGPVAHCMECHTPMGPQGLLLETSLGQGGFEFHGPWGTSVAANITPHEDGIAGYSDDELKAMITKGVRPDGTPMFPPMPYGLLARMSAEDLDAIVLYLRSLPPLPDAQ; encoded by the coding sequence GTGTACACGAGGACAATCACCGCGATACTGATCGCGATCGGCGGCGCCGCGGCCGCGCAGGCCGAGACCCCGGTGGAACGCGGCGAATACCTGGTCCGAGGCATCGCCGGTTGCGGCAACTGCCACACGCCGATGGGACCGGACGGCTTCGTCATGCAGCAGGAACTCGCCGGCCGACTCGTCGAGGACAACCCGCTCTTCACCGCCTACGCCCCGAACATCACGCCCGCCGGCCGCATCGCGCACTGGTCGGACGAGGAACTGGCCCGCGCGATCCGCGAGGGCATCCGCCCGGATGGCAGCCTGATCGGCCCGCCGATGCCGTTCACCATGTATCGCGGGCTCGGCGACGACGATCTCAATGCCATCGTGGCGTTCCTGCGCACGCTGCCGGCCGTCGACAATACCGTTCCCGCATCCACCTACCGCATCCCGCTGCCCCCGGCCTATGGTCCTCCGGTCGAAAGCGTGACCGCGCCGGAACGCGGCGTCACGGCCGCCTATGGCGAATATCTGGCTGGTCCGGTTGCCCACTGCATGGAGTGCCACACGCCGATGGGTCCGCAGGGCCTGCTGCTCGAGACCTCGCTCGGCCAGGGCGGCTTCGAGTTCCATGGTCCGTGGGGTACGTCCGTGGCGGCCAACATCACGCCCCACGAGGACGGTATCGCCGGCTACTCCGACGATGAACTGAAGGCGATGATCACCAAGGGCGTGCGGCCCGACGGCACGCCGATGTTCCCGCCCATGCCCTACGGCCTGCTCGCCCGCATGTCGGCGGAGGATCTCGACGCCATCGTGCTCTATCTGCGCAGCCTGCCGCCGCTGCCCGACGCGCAGTAG
- a CDS encoding beta-ketoacyl-[acyl-carrier-protein] synthase family protein, which yields MSRPRIVITGLGGLCSLGTDAASIWTAMKQGVVGIGPITTVPMRDLKVTIGAEIKALPYHGIDHRQMTTMDRFSLLAAIAAGEAIRQSGLEVTAQNATRIGAVVGTGVCGWEAIEENYRALLLENKPRAGIFTVPRVMPGAPAGQVSLVHGMRGPVFGVTSACSSSNHAFIAAMDQLRSGRADVMLAGGTDAPIIWGVMKAWESLRVLAKEACRPFSADRDGLVLGEGSAIAVLETLEHAQARGATILAELAGGGMSADASDIVSPTVDGQAFAIRSCLDDAGLAPQDVDYINAHGTATRMNDATETKALQTVFGDHLPAIAVSSTKSMHAHCLGASGALELIACVNAVREGVIPPTMGYRVADPDCPLDVTPNEARRRPVRAAVSNSFAFGGTNAVVAVKAFGG from the coding sequence ATGAGCAGGCCGCGCATCGTCATCACCGGCCTTGGCGGGCTCTGCTCGCTGGGAACCGACGCAGCGTCCATCTGGACGGCCATGAAGCAGGGCGTCGTCGGCATCGGGCCGATCACCACGGTGCCGATGCGCGATCTCAAGGTCACGATCGGAGCCGAGATCAAGGCTCTGCCGTACCACGGCATCGACCACCGGCAGATGACGACGATGGACCGCTTCAGCCTGCTGGCGGCCATCGCGGCGGGCGAAGCCATCCGCCAGTCCGGGCTCGAGGTCACCGCGCAGAACGCGACGCGGATCGGCGCGGTCGTCGGGACCGGCGTCTGCGGCTGGGAGGCCATCGAGGAGAACTACCGGGCGCTGCTGCTCGAGAACAAGCCCCGCGCCGGCATCTTCACCGTGCCGCGGGTGATGCCGGGCGCGCCGGCGGGGCAGGTGTCGCTGGTTCACGGCATGCGCGGACCGGTGTTCGGCGTGACGTCGGCCTGCTCCTCGTCAAACCACGCCTTCATCGCCGCGATGGACCAGCTCCGCTCCGGCCGTGCCGACGTCATGCTGGCCGGCGGTACCGACGCGCCCATCATCTGGGGCGTCATGAAGGCCTGGGAATCGCTCCGCGTGCTGGCGAAGGAGGCCTGCCGGCCGTTCTCGGCCGATCGCGACGGTCTGGTGCTCGGCGAAGGCTCGGCGATCGCCGTCCTGGAGACGCTCGAGCATGCGCAGGCGCGCGGCGCCACGATCCTGGCCGAACTCGCCGGCGGCGGCATGTCGGCCGACGCCTCCGACATCGTCTCGCCGACGGTCGACGGACAGGCCTTCGCCATCCGCTCCTGCCTCGACGATGCCGGGCTGGCGCCGCAGGACGTCGACTACATCAACGCGCATGGCACGGCCACCAGGATGAACGACGCGACGGAGACGAAGGCTCTTCAGACAGTCTTCGGCGATCACCTTCCCGCAATCGCGGTCTCGTCGACCAAGTCCATGCACGCACATTGTCTTGGGGCCTCGGGCGCTCTCGAGCTGATCGCCTGCGTCAACGCCGTCCGCGAAGGCGTCATCCCGCCCACCATGGGCTACCGTGTCGCCGATCCCGACTGTCCGCTCGACGTGACGCCGAACGAGGCGCGCCGCCGGCCGGTCCGTGCGGCGGTCAGCAATTCCTTTGCCTTCGGCGGCACCAATGCCGTCGTGGCGGTAAAGGCCTTCGGCGGCTGA
- a CDS encoding urease subunit beta, translating into MIPGEIITAAGEIELNAGRPTVTLKVANTGDRPIQVGSHYHFFETNEGLRFDREKARGMRLDIASGTAVRFEPGQERDVTLVPLSGGRTVYGFQQKVMGKL; encoded by the coding sequence ATGATCCCCGGAGAGATCATCACCGCCGCCGGCGAGATCGAACTCAACGCCGGCCGGCCGACCGTGACGCTGAAGGTCGCCAACACCGGCGACCGGCCGATCCAGGTCGGCAGCCACTATCATTTCTTCGAGACGAATGAAGGCCTGCGCTTCGACCGCGAGAAGGCGCGCGGGATGCGGCTCGACATCGCATCGGGCACAGCGGTGCGGTTCGAGCCCGGACAAGAGCGCGACGTCACGCTGGTGCCCCTGTCGGGCGGACGCACCGTGTACGGCTTCCAGCAGAAGGTGATGGGGAAGCTCTGA
- a CDS encoding helix-turn-helix domain-containing protein, with translation MDSFENLTSAVLAALARGPVYNIRDRGKNLYEGGEVARSLQFWIDDNKITTSEAAKRLGMSPSTIKAILAGERISDSMLARMLAPFGDSIRLRSRWRDVTAEDVQETISQVSTRLIRLRDLIRGSNSLNGENSPLDPIITSQIIALLEATLASIKAPYVEEPQTKGFFSWLKRVGKKAVEKGVEKEITDAIGSAGDSGAELLKKLSDLPGISDLDKIL, from the coding sequence TTGGATAGTTTCGAGAACCTAACCTCAGCTGTGCTGGCGGCGCTGGCGCGAGGACCCGTCTACAATATACGGGATCGCGGCAAGAACCTGTACGAAGGCGGTGAGGTAGCACGGTCCCTTCAGTTCTGGATCGACGACAATAAAATAACGACGTCGGAGGCCGCAAAACGGCTTGGAATGAGCCCCAGCACTATCAAAGCGATCCTCGCGGGCGAACGGATAAGTGACAGTATGTTGGCACGAATGCTGGCTCCATTCGGAGACAGCATTCGGCTGAGGTCACGATGGAGAGACGTTACTGCCGAAGATGTTCAGGAAACGATTTCACAAGTTTCTACTCGCCTTATCCGACTGAGAGACCTGATACGCGGCAGCAACTCGCTAAATGGTGAAAATTCGCCACTTGATCCCATCATAACTTCTCAAATAATCGCTCTACTTGAAGCCACTTTAGCCTCGATAAAAGCTCCGTATGTCGAGGAACCACAAACTAAAGGATTTTTTTCTTGGTTGAAACGAGTCGGGAAAAAAGCAGTAGAGAAAGGCGTCGAGAAAGAGATTACCGACGCCATAGGGAGTGCCGGAGATTCAGGAGCCGAATTGCTCAAGAAACTGTCCGATTTGCCCGGCATCAGCGATCTCGACAAAATTCTTTGA
- a CDS encoding glutathione S-transferase family protein produces MYQAVGSPGSRLTRVTWMLEELGEPYEIVKTKQHSQTMRRYNPTGKMPALVDGDFVLTDSAAICSYLAKKHADKGFGPQPGLRGEAEMEAWMQFAQSEFEAPLWNKLRHRFILPEPCRADVGAATAHDFASEVTALEAKLGDRLYALGDRFTAVDVILGHCGQWARGSKFAIESEAVNAYMDRVLSRPALARAREREKEAAAA; encoded by the coding sequence ATGTACCAAGCCGTCGGATCGCCCGGCTCTCGCCTGACCCGCGTCACCTGGATGCTGGAGGAACTCGGAGAGCCCTACGAGATCGTCAAGACAAAGCAGCATTCGCAGACGATGCGGCGCTACAACCCGACCGGCAAGATGCCGGCGCTGGTCGACGGCGACTTCGTCCTGACGGATTCGGCGGCGATCTGCAGCTATCTGGCGAAGAAGCATGCCGACAAGGGGTTCGGCCCGCAGCCCGGCCTGCGCGGCGAGGCCGAGATGGAGGCCTGGATGCAGTTCGCCCAGTCGGAGTTCGAGGCGCCGCTGTGGAACAAGCTGCGCCACAGGTTCATCCTGCCGGAGCCCTGCCGGGCCGACGTCGGCGCCGCCACCGCGCATGATTTCGCAAGCGAGGTCACGGCGCTGGAGGCCAAGCTCGGCGATCGGCTCTATGCCCTCGGCGACCGTTTCACCGCCGTCGACGTGATCCTCGGCCATTGCGGCCAGTGGGCGCGCGGCAGCAAGTTCGCCATCGAATCGGAAGCGGTGAACGCCTACATGGATCGCGTGCTGTCGCGGCCCGCCCTGGCGCGGGCCCGCGAACGGGAAAAGGAAGCCGCCGCCGCATGA
- a CDS encoding urease accessory protein UreF, translating to MPERRDGHAALLRLMAWLSPAFPVGSFTYSHGLERAVHDGLVEGREGLKAWIEALLDHGSAWNDAVLFAESWRRGTAAEDAGDMAELAEAMAGSRERHMESTLQGEAFMTAAGAWGADAAALPYCVAVGSTAGRHGVSLEAALGAWLQAFASNQLQAAIRLSVIGQTGAVGLLAALEPLVLETAARAARSTPDDLGSCTVAAEIAAMNHETQYSRLFRS from the coding sequence ATGCCTGAGCGGCGCGACGGCCATGCCGCGCTGCTGCGCCTGATGGCATGGCTGTCGCCCGCCTTCCCGGTCGGCTCGTTCACCTACAGCCATGGCCTGGAACGGGCGGTTCATGACGGGCTCGTCGAGGGACGCGAGGGACTGAAGGCCTGGATCGAGGCGCTTCTCGACCATGGCTCGGCCTGGAACGACGCGGTGCTGTTTGCCGAGAGCTGGCGGCGCGGCACGGCGGCCGAAGACGCCGGGGACATGGCCGAACTCGCCGAAGCCATGGCCGGCTCGCGCGAGCGGCACATGGAATCGACGCTGCAGGGGGAGGCCTTCATGACCGCTGCCGGCGCCTGGGGCGCGGATGCGGCCGCCCTGCCCTACTGCGTCGCCGTCGGCTCCACTGCCGGCCGTCACGGCGTTTCGCTGGAAGCCGCGCTCGGCGCCTGGCTCCAGGCCTTCGCCTCCAATCAGCTGCAGGCAGCGATCCGGCTCTCCGTGATCGGCCAGACCGGCGCGGTCGGCCTGCTCGCCGCACTGGAGCCGCTGGTGCTCGAGACCGCCGCCCGCGCCGCCCGCTCGACGCCCGACGATCTCGGCTCCTGCACGGTCGCCGCAGAGATCGCCGCCATGAACCACGAAACGCAATATTCGAGGCTGTTCAGATCATGA
- a CDS encoding HupE/UreJ family protein encodes MIRKLAATAALLGLTASPAFAHLDPVAHGSFAAGFSHPLFGTDHILAMVAVGLWAALLAQATDRRALWLVPSAFVGTMILGFAAAMLDLPLPFVEPVILASVVVIGLLAAVALNVRTVLAMAMVGFFAFFHGHAHGGEIGEAGAWSYAVGFAVATALLHAAGVAAGLLLGKAFGTASGRLATRLAGGAAALGGIWLALAG; translated from the coding sequence ATGATCCGGAAACTTGCCGCAACCGCCGCCCTGCTCGGCCTGACCGCCTCGCCGGCCTTCGCTCACCTCGATCCTGTGGCCCACGGCTCCTTCGCCGCCGGTTTCTCGCATCCCCTGTTCGGGACCGATCACATCCTGGCGATGGTAGCGGTCGGCCTGTGGGCGGCGCTGCTCGCGCAGGCGACCGACCGGCGCGCGCTCTGGCTGGTGCCTTCCGCCTTCGTCGGCACGATGATCCTGGGATTCGCCGCCGCGATGCTGGACCTGCCGCTGCCCTTCGTGGAACCAGTGATCCTGGCGTCCGTCGTCGTGATCGGACTGCTCGCCGCCGTCGCGCTGAACGTCCGGACGGTGCTGGCGATGGCCATGGTCGGCTTCTTCGCCTTCTTCCACGGCCATGCCCATGGCGGCGAGATCGGCGAGGCCGGCGCCTGGTCCTACGCCGTGGGCTTCGCCGTCGCCACGGCGCTGCTGCACGCGGCGGGCGTGGCCGCCGGTCTGCTGCTGGGCAAGGCCTTCGGCACGGCGAGCGGGCGTCTGGCGACCCGGCTTGCCGGCGGTGCCGCCGCTCTGGGCGGCATCTGGCTGGCGCTGGCCGGCTGA
- a CDS encoding urease subunit gamma, with product MILTPREKDKLLVSMAAMVARRRLERGVKLNHPEAIALITDFVVEGARDGRSVAELMEAGAHVVTREQVMEGIAEMIHDVQVEATFPDGTKLVTVHEPIR from the coding sequence ATGATTCTGACGCCGCGTGAAAAGGACAAGCTTCTCGTTTCGATGGCGGCGATGGTGGCGCGCCGACGCCTCGAGCGCGGCGTCAAGCTCAACCATCCCGAAGCCATCGCGCTGATCACCGACTTCGTCGTGGAAGGCGCGCGGGACGGGCGTTCGGTCGCCGAGCTGATGGAGGCCGGCGCCCACGTCGTCACCCGGGAGCAGGTGATGGAGGGCATCGCCGAGATGATCCACGACGTGCAGGTGGAGGCGACGTTCCCGGACGGCACCAAGCTCGTCACCGTGCACGAGCCCATTCGGTAG
- the ureG gene encoding urease accessory protein UreG: MTKGTGPLRVGIGGPVGSGKTTLTEKLCKAMREDFSIAVVTNDIYTKEDAMILARLQALPEERIMGVETGGCPHTAIREDASINLQAIAEMNRKFPDLDIVFIESGGDNLAATFSPDLADLTLYVISVCQGEEIPRKGGPGITRSDFLVINKSDLAPYVNVNLDVMERDAARQRGQRPFGFTDLSRGKGLDEVVRYIVEMGGLASSRPAA, from the coding sequence ATGACCAAGGGCACGGGACCGCTGCGCGTCGGCATCGGAGGACCGGTCGGCTCCGGCAAGACGACGCTGACCGAAAAGCTCTGCAAGGCGATGCGCGAGGATTTCTCCATCGCCGTCGTCACCAACGACATCTACACCAAGGAAGACGCGATGATCCTCGCCCGTCTCCAGGCGCTGCCGGAGGAGCGCATCATGGGGGTGGAGACCGGCGGCTGCCCGCACACCGCCATCCGCGAGGATGCCTCGATCAATCTCCAGGCGATCGCCGAGATGAACCGCAAGTTCCCCGATCTCGACATCGTCTTCATCGAATCGGGCGGCGACAACCTCGCCGCCACCTTCTCACCCGACCTCGCCGACCTGACGCTCTATGTCATCTCCGTCTGCCAGGGCGAGGAGATCCCGCGCAAGGGCGGTCCCGGCATCACGCGCTCGGACTTCCTCGTCATCAACAAGTCCGACCTCGCGCCCTACGTCAACGTCAACCTGGACGTGATGGAGCGCGATGCTGCCCGCCAGCGCGGCCAGCGCCCCTTCGGCTTCACCGACCTGTCGCGCGGCAAGGGCCTGGACGAGGTGGTGCGCTATATCGTCGAAATGGGTGGGCTGGCCTCCAGCCGCCCGGCCGCGTGA
- a CDS encoding DUF29 domain-containing protein encodes MGKTLAKTPDTLYERDFHAWLMDQAENLRARSHNDIDWDNLAEEVESVGRSQKREIVNRLALLIQHLLEWQFQPGRRSESWRITISEQRTFIPGILKDSPSLKRYPGQVFKNAYEDGRRRAIDETGLQPSAFPAEPPFTVEQALDSRFFPGEPFEQWMIIRD; translated from the coding sequence ATGGGCAAGACACTCGCCAAGACCCCCGACACGCTCTACGAGCGGGATTTCCACGCCTGGCTGATGGACCAGGCGGAGAACCTGCGCGCGCGCTCCCACAACGACATCGACTGGGACAACCTCGCAGAGGAGGTCGAAAGCGTGGGACGCAGCCAGAAGCGCGAAATCGTGAACAGGCTCGCCCTGCTTATCCAGCATCTACTGGAATGGCAGTTCCAACCGGGGCGCAGGAGCGAAAGCTGGCGGATCACGATCAGCGAGCAGAGAACGTTCATTCCCGGTATCCTGAAGGACAGCCCAAGCCTGAAGCGCTATCCGGGTCAGGTCTTCAAGAATGCCTACGAGGACGGTCGCCGCCGTGCGATCGACGAAACGGGCCTTCAGCCAAGTGCATTCCCTGCCGAGCCGCCGTTCACGGTCGAGCAAGCGCTGGATTCGCGCTTTTTCCCGGGAGAGCCTTTCGAGCAGTGGATGATTATCCGCGACTAA
- a CDS encoding acyl carrier protein: protein MSDDISSRIIGRIASHAQPDAGEITLDTELSALGIHSLELTEIIFDIEDDYGIEVEMNTADAWSNLRNVGDIVEAVRGLVEAKKTA, encoded by the coding sequence ATGAGTGACGATATTTCCAGCCGCATCATCGGCCGCATTGCCTCGCATGCGCAGCCGGATGCGGGCGAGATCACGCTGGACACGGAGCTTTCCGCGCTCGGCATTCATTCGCTCGAACTGACGGAAATCATTTTCGACATCGAGGACGACTACGGAATCGAGGTCGAGATGAACACGGCCGATGCATGGAGCAACCTGCGCAACGTCGGCGACATCGTCGAAGCGGTCCGCGGCCTCGTCGAGGCAAAAAAGACAGCATGA
- a CDS encoding urease accessory protein UreE — MKLNLNTDFTKLPRAGRILRAAELEPAADRPQPFDLVVLAHDERHLRRRVLTLVHGDKVLVDLPEPVSLDHGDVLVLDDGRRAEIIAAEEEVYDIRARGPVHLSELAWHIGNRHLAAQIEADRILILRDHVIRDMLEGLGAAVTEVSEPFQPVRGAYSGHGHAHGHDHGHGHGHGHHHDDGHHHGDRDRFGRLPGDPHYGHNHA; from the coding sequence ATGAAGCTCAATCTCAACACCGATTTCACCAAGCTGCCGCGCGCCGGGCGCATCCTGCGCGCCGCCGAACTGGAGCCCGCGGCCGACCGGCCGCAACCCTTCGACCTCGTCGTGCTCGCCCATGACGAGCGCCATCTGCGCCGCCGCGTCCTGACGCTGGTGCATGGCGACAAGGTGCTGGTCGACCTGCCCGAACCCGTCTCGCTCGACCATGGCGACGTGCTGGTGCTCGACGACGGCCGCCGCGCCGAGATCATCGCGGCCGAGGAAGAGGTCTACGACATCCGCGCCCGCGGACCGGTGCACCTGTCCGAACTCGCCTGGCACATCGGCAACCGCCACCTCGCCGCGCAGATCGAGGCGGACCGCATCCTCATCCTGCGCGACCACGTCATCCGGGACATGCTGGAGGGCCTCGGCGCGGCGGTGACGGAGGTGTCCGAGCCGTTCCAGCCGGTGCGCGGCGCCTATTCCGGCCACGGACATGCGCATGGTCATGACCACGGGCATGGGCATGGGCATGGGCATCATCACGACGACGGCCACCACCACGGCGACCGCGACCGCTTCGGGCGCCTGCCGGGCGATCCGCACTACGGACACAACCATGCCTGA
- a CDS encoding urease accessory protein UreD, which yields MSFEGAIGAALAEQRVDARGALHVRRRVGRTRIERLFQEGAAKIRLPQGAGDPLEAVLINTAGGLTGGDRLAWTVTVADGAHASVTTQACEKVYRSCGGDATSTIALDVGAGASLAWLPQETILFDGSAFRRTISADFAVGARGLIVESTLFGRLTMGETLRRGLFRDRWRIRSGGRLVHAEDFAIGPDVPGRLAPHAGTGGACAVATVLVLRDDAEDLLDRVRTLVGPTGGASAWRVGETGKLLARLIAEDGYGLRKRLIPLLHMLNGAAGLPKVWSI from the coding sequence ATGTCGTTCGAAGGCGCAATCGGGGCCGCACTGGCCGAACAGAGGGTCGATGCCCGCGGGGCGCTGCACGTGCGCCGGCGCGTCGGCCGCACGCGCATCGAACGGCTGTTCCAGGAGGGTGCCGCCAAGATCAGGCTGCCGCAGGGCGCCGGCGACCCGCTCGAGGCCGTGCTCATCAACACGGCCGGCGGTCTGACGGGCGGTGACCGTCTGGCGTGGACGGTCACGGTGGCAGACGGAGCGCATGCGTCGGTGACCACGCAGGCCTGCGAGAAGGTGTACCGCTCCTGTGGCGGCGATGCCACCTCGACCATCGCGCTCGACGTCGGCGCCGGGGCGAGCCTCGCCTGGCTGCCGCAGGAAACGATCCTGTTCGACGGCTCGGCCTTCCGGCGCACGATCTCTGCCGACTTCGCCGTCGGCGCGCGCGGGCTGATCGTGGAATCGACACTGTTCGGCCGTCTCACCATGGGAGAGACGCTGCGGCGCGGCCTGTTTCGCGACCGCTGGCGCATCCGCAGCGGCGGGCGTCTCGTCCATGCCGAGGACTTCGCCATCGGCCCCGACGTGCCCGGCCGGCTGGCGCCGCACGCGGGGACCGGCGGGGCCTGCGCCGTCGCGACCGTGCTGGTGCTGCGCGACGATGCCGAAGACCTCCTCGACCGGGTCCGCACCCTCGTCGGCCCGACGGGCGGGGCCAGCGCCTGGCGGGTGGGCGAGACTGGCAAGCTTCTTGCGAGACTGATCGCCGAGGACGGATACGGCCTTCGCAAGCGGCTGATACCGCTGCTCCATATGCTCAACGGAGCGGCAGGGCTGCCCAAAGTGTGGTCAATCTAG
- a CDS encoding putative quinol monooxygenase, whose amino-acid sequence MIYVVATLTIKPGSLEALRAPAAACIAETVKENGCIAYELFESLSDPQKLIFVEKWETREDLTAHSKQPHLAVWREASGPHLVSRTIEIVHPDKVETY is encoded by the coding sequence ATGATCTACGTCGTCGCCACGCTCACCATCAAGCCGGGCTCGCTGGAGGCGCTGCGCGCGCCGGCCGCTGCCTGCATCGCCGAGACCGTTAAGGAGAACGGGTGCATCGCCTACGAGCTGTTCGAAAGCCTGTCGGATCCGCAGAAGCTGATCTTCGTGGAGAAATGGGAGACGCGCGAGGACCTGACGGCGCATTCGAAGCAGCCGCATCTGGCGGTGTGGCGCGAGGCGAGCGGTCCGCACCTCGTCTCGCGGACGATCGAGATCGTGCATCCGGACAAGGTGGAGACCTATTGA
- a CDS encoding DUF1272 domain-containing protein — translation MLELRPNCECCDRDLPPDAADAMICSFECTFCADCAHGVLADACPNCGGGFVPRPIRPARLLSKYPPSAARILKAEGCAPAGRAA, via the coding sequence ATGCTGGAACTGAGACCCAACTGCGAATGCTGCGACCGGGATCTGCCGCCCGATGCCGCCGACGCCATGATCTGCAGCTTCGAATGCACCTTCTGTGCCGACTGCGCTCATGGCGTTCTCGCGGACGCCTGCCCCAACTGCGGCGGCGGCTTCGTGCCGCGGCCGATCCGGCCGGCCCGGCTCCTGTCGAAATACCCGCCATCCGCCGCCCGCATTCTCAAGGCCGAAGGCTGCGCGCCTGCCGGCCGCGCCGCCTGA